GATGCGCGAGGGCGGTGCGGCGAGCACGATGTCTCGTCCCAGCATGTCGACGAAGGTCAGCGCGGCCGCCGACCCGGGGATGCCGAGCACCCAGATGAGGGCGAGCAGCACCGTGATAGCATCGCAGCGCGCATGCCCCGCTTCTTCGAGTCGGACGAGGCCGCCGGCCGGCCCTCGCTCGGGGTGCTGCCCTTCGTGAAGCTGCCCCTCGCCTCCGCGCCGATCGGGAGCGAGCGTGTGGAGCTCGCCAGCATGGATCTGCCGTGGGCGCTCGCGCTCGACGCCAACGCGGGGGTCGCGGCGGTGGGTCAGCGCCGGCCGGACGGCTTCGTCGTGCAGGGGCTGACGTCGGCCTCGCTGGCCCGCCGCGTCCTCGAGCGCCTCACCGTGTTCGGGGAGCTCTCTTTCGCCTCGCGTGACCAGCACGACGGCCGGGACCGGCTCGGGGCAGATGTCGGCGTGGGCATCCTCGTCACCCGTGCCCTCGCCCTGGACGGAGCCGTCGAGACGACGTTGAGGGGCGACGGTCCCGACTACGCCGTGCGCGCGGGGCTCAGCGTGCGCTTCGGCAGCCGCTAGCGCCCGCGTCATCGCGGCCCTCCGAGCGCCGGCTTCGCCGTCGAGGCCCCCTCCGACGAACTCACACCGGCGGACTTGAACGTGGCCATCTCGGCATAGAGCGCGGCGGCCGCTCGCGCCAGGGAAACGAACAGCGCGCCGCCGGTGCCCTCCCCCAGGCGCAACGAGAGATCCAGATACGGACGCAAGCCGAGGTGCTGGAGCATCAGGAGATGCCCGGGCTCGGCCGAGCGGTGCGCCGCGAACAGCGCATGCCGAGTCGCCGGCGCCAGCGCGACGGCGACCAGCGCGGCGGCCCCCGCGATGAAGCCGTCGAGCACGACGGGCAGTCGCCGCGCCGCCCCGGCGAGGACGATGCCGACCAGCCCGGCGATCTCGAAGCCGCCGACCTTGGCGAGCACGTCCACCGGATCCGAGGGCTCGGGTCGGTTGAGGGCGATCGCCCGGCGAACGACCTCCACCTTCCTCCGCCACCCCGCCTCGTCGACCCCCGTACCGCGTCCGGTGACCGCTTCCGGTTCGGCGCCGGTGAAAACGGCGGTGATGGCGCTGGCCGCAGTCGTGTTGCCGATGCCCATCTCGCCGGTGACGACCAGGTCGGCACCGTCGGCCGCGGCCGCCTCGACCAGCCCGACCCCGGCCTCGATCCCAGCGGTCGCCTGCTCGCGGCTCATGGCCGGCCCCCGCGCGAAATTGGCCGTGCCCAGCCCCAGGCGGCGGTCCACGAGGCCCGCCACGACCGGCCCCGGCGTGGCCACGCCGAAATCGGCCACGACGACGCGCGCCCCGACCTGGCGGGCCAGCACATTGATCG
This genomic window from Candidatus Methylomirabilota bacterium contains:
- the cobT gene encoding nicotinate-nucleotide--dimethylbenzimidazole phosphoribosyltransferase, which produces MRSLPRLLDAIAGPDPAAGAVAQRHLDQLAKPPGSLGRLEEVAVALAALTGGPPHVDHPVVFVLGADHGVTAEGVSAYPQVVTAQMLENFLRGGAAINVLARQVGARVVVADFGVATPGPVVAGLVDRRLGLGTANFARGPAMSREQATAGIEAGVGLVEAAAADGADLVVTGEMGIGNTTAASAITAVFTGAEPEAVTGRGTGVDEAGWRRKVEVVRRAIALNRPEPSDPVDVLAKVGGFEIAGLVGIVLAGAARRLPVVLDGFIAGAAALVAVALAPATRHALFAAHRSAEPGHLLMLQHLGLRPYLDLSLRLGEGTGGALFVSLARAAAALYAEMATFKSAGVSSSEGASTAKPALGGPR